CGCTCCTCGCAATGACGTGGATGTATTCAGCCTCGGGATCAGGACCTTTTCGCTGGCGCCCGCTTCTTCCTGGCTGGCGGCCTCCTCGCGGCCGCCTTCTTCAGTGTTGCCTTCATTGCGGCGCTCTTCTTCGCTGCAGCCTTCTTCGCCGGCGTCTTCGCCTTTCCCGCAGCGGCCCGTTTCCTCGGCCGCTTGCGCAGCGCGGCGCGCTGGGCGGCGCCGAGCGCCGAACGTGCCCAGACCGCGAGCTCCTCGGCATCGTCGAACAACCGCGCCGGCAGCTGCCAGTAGGAGTTCACCGTGACGGTCTTCGAACTCGTCTGGTACTGGAACGGCCCGCAGCCTTCGGCCTCGAATTGCGGGATGGTCTCCTCGTCGGCGCGGAAGTAGAGCCCAGCCCGCAAAGCCAGCGCGAAGTTGGTGCCATCAGCGGAGATGCCGTAGCCGGAGAACATCCGGCGCAGCGTGACCGGGCCGAAATCGGCGAACAGGTCGGTCAGGAATTCGCGGTCCATGTGCGTGCCTCGTGCCCCGGCTCTGCAGCGCAGCGTGGAACGATGCGCTGCAGAGCCGGGGCCCATCGGCCTTTGCGCAATTGAGAAATGGGTCCCGGCTCTGCGATGCGGCGTTACACACCGCATCGCGTCCGGGACACGATGTCTAAACCGTGGCCGGCTTGAGCTGAACCGATTCGCCGCAACCGCAGGCGGAGACCTGGTTCGGGTTGTTGAACACGAACTGGGCCTGCATCCTGTCGGCCACGTAGTCCATCTCGGTGCCGAGCAGGAACAGCACGGCCTTCGGATCGACCAGGATCTTCACGCCCTTGTCCTCGACCACTTCGTCGGTCGGACGGATCTCGTGGGCGTATTCGACGGTGTAGGACTGTCCGGCGCAGCCGCCGTTCTTGATGCCGACGCGCAGGCCGACGATCTCGGAATCGGCGCGCTTGGTCAGCTCGGTGATCCGCTCCGCCGCGGCGTCGGTCAGTTTCATGACCTGCGGGCGCGGCCGCTTCGGCTTGGCTGGGGTTGGTGAAGCTTGCGTCATGTCACTCATGTGGTCAGTCCCAGCGGCAATTCAATCTCGAGCTTAGGTTCAATCCCCTAACGCATCACCACATATTGAGGACGAGGCGCGCCTCATCCGACATCCGGTCCGGCGTCCAGGCCGGATCCCACACCAGATTGACGTTGACGACGCCGACGCCGGGAACGCTGGCGACCGCGTTCTCCACCATCTGCGGCAATTCGCCCGCGGCCGGGCAGTTCGGCGTGGTCAGGGTCATCAGGATGTCGACCGAGCGATCATCCTTGAGATCGACCTTGTAGATCAGGCCGAGCTCGTAGATGTCGGCCGGGATTTCCGGGTCGAACACCGTCTTCAGCGCCGCGACGATCTCGCCGCTCATGCGCTCGGTCTCCTCCGCCGGCAGTGCCGAGGTGGTTTCCATGGTGGCCGTCTTGACTTCGGCTGTATCGGTCATGCGAACAATTCCCGCGCCTTGAGCAGCGCCTGCGCCAGATGGTCGACTTCTTCCCGTGTATTATACATCCCGAAGGACGCCCGGCAGGTGGCCGTGACGTTGAACCGCTCTAAAAGCGGCATCACGCAATGGGTGCCGGCGCGCACCGCGATGCCCTGGCGGTCGATCACGGTCGCAACGTCATGGGGATGCGCCCCCTTCATCTCGAAGGAGATCACCGGCCCCTTGTCGCGGGCGGTGCCGATCACGCGCAGCGAGTTGATCTCGCGCAGGCGCTCCTGCGCATAGGTCAAGAGCTCATGCTCATGCGCGGCAATGCGCTCCTTGCCGATCGAATTGACGTAGTCGATCGCGGCGCCCAGCCCGATCGCCTCGACGATCGGCGGCGTGCCGGCCTCGAACTTGTGCGGCGGATCGCCATAGGTGACCCAGTCCCTGGCCACTTCACGGATCATCTCGCCGCCGCCGTTGAACGGCCGCATCGCCACCAGGTGCTCGTGCTTGGCATAGAGCGCGCCGATGCCGGTCGGCCCGTACACCTTGTGGCCGGTGAAGGCGTAGAAGTCGCAATCGAGGTCCTGGACGTCGATCGGAAGATGCACCGCGCCCTGTGCGCCGTCGACCAGCACCGGAATTCCGCGGGCGTGGGCGAGCCGGATCACCTCCTTGACCGGAACCAGCGTGCCGAGCGCGTTCGACATCTGGGTGATGGCGACGATCTTGGTGCGCGCCGTCAGGAGCTTCTCGAACTCCTCGATCAGGAAATTGCCCTCGTCGTCGACCGGTGCCCACTTGATCACAGCACCCTGGCGCTCCCTCAGGAAGTGCCACGGCACGATGTTGGAGTGGTGCTCCATGATCGAGAGGACGATCTCGTCGCCCTCCTTGATGTTTTCCCCGCCCCAGGACGATGCGACGAGGTTGATCGCCTCGGTGACGTTGCGGGTGAAGACGATCTCTTCGTTACGGCCGGCATTGATGAACTGCGCGACCTTGCCGCGGGCGCCCTCATAGGCCTCCGTCGCCGCATTGGCGAGGTAATGCAGGCCGC
This Bradyrhizobium sp. CCBAU 53421 DNA region includes the following protein-coding sequences:
- a CDS encoding TfoX/Sxy family protein, giving the protein MDREFLTDLFADFGPVTLRRMFSGYGISADGTNFALALRAGLYFRADEETIPQFEAEGCGPFQYQTSSKTVTVNSYWQLPARLFDDAEELAVWARSALGAAQRAALRKRPRKRAAAGKAKTPAKKAAAKKSAAMKATLKKAAARRPPARKKRAPAKRS
- a CDS encoding iron-sulfur cluster assembly accessory protein, with the protein product MTQASPTPAKPKRPRPQVMKLTDAAAERITELTKRADSEIVGLRVGIKNGGCAGQSYTVEYAHEIRPTDEVVEDKGVKILVDPKAVLFLLGTEMDYVADRMQAQFVFNNPNQVSACGCGESVQLKPATV
- a CDS encoding SUF system Fe-S cluster assembly protein; this encodes MTDTAEVKTATMETTSALPAEETERMSGEIVAALKTVFDPEIPADIYELGLIYKVDLKDDRSVDILMTLTTPNCPAAGELPQMVENAVASVPGVGVVNVNLVWDPAWTPDRMSDEARLVLNMW
- a CDS encoding cysteine desulfurase; translation: MSMHKAVANGSYDVALVRQDFPALAMQIYGKPLVYLDNAASAQKPNAVLDRMTEAYKSEYANVHRGLHYLANAATEAYEGARGKVAQFINAGRNEEIVFTRNVTEAINLVASSWGGENIKEGDEIVLSIMEHHSNIVPWHFLRERQGAVIKWAPVDDEGNFLIEEFEKLLTARTKIVAITQMSNALGTLVPVKEVIRLAHARGIPVLVDGAQGAVHLPIDVQDLDCDFYAFTGHKVYGPTGIGALYAKHEHLVAMRPFNGGGEMIREVARDWVTYGDPPHKFEAGTPPIVEAIGLGAAIDYVNSIGKERIAAHEHELLTYAQERLREINSLRVIGTARDKGPVISFEMKGAHPHDVATVIDRQGIAVRAGTHCVMPLLERFNVTATCRASFGMYNTREEVDHLAQALLKARELFA